Proteins encoded within one genomic window of Mesorhizobium sp. AR10:
- the fdhD gene encoding formate dehydrogenase accessory sulfurtransferase FdhD, which produces MGARRKATTQISRLARRAGGTAAGNRMVPEETPVAFSFAGTTHAVMMASPADFEDFALGFSLTEGIIARPDEIEAIEVEDHGAGIDIQIRLKDQANTRFEARRRRLAGPVGCGLCGIESIEEAMRSVDVVGSSKLTLEADDIVRSVKLLSKVQPLHAETGAVHAAGFYVPGKGIVMAREDVGRHNALDKLAGALAKAGIDGASGAVVVTSRVSVEMVQKTAAIGSAFIIAVSAPTALAIRTAQEAGMTLVALVRGDDFDIFTHPGRVVSGVTKHVA; this is translated from the coding sequence TTGGGCGCGCGCCGCAAAGCCACGACGCAGATCTCGCGGCTGGCGCGCCGCGCCGGCGGCACTGCGGCCGGCAACCGCATGGTGCCGGAAGAGACGCCGGTGGCGTTTTCCTTTGCCGGCACCACGCATGCGGTGATGATGGCGAGCCCGGCCGATTTCGAGGATTTCGCGCTCGGCTTCTCGCTGACCGAAGGCATCATTGCGAGGCCAGACGAGATCGAGGCCATCGAGGTCGAGGATCATGGCGCCGGCATCGACATCCAGATCCGGCTGAAGGACCAAGCCAATACCCGCTTCGAGGCACGGCGGCGCAGGCTGGCCGGCCCGGTTGGCTGCGGCCTGTGCGGTATCGAATCGATCGAGGAAGCGATGAGGTCGGTTGATGTGGTCGGTTCGTCGAAACTTACGCTTGAGGCCGACGATATCGTCCGTTCCGTCAAGCTTTTGTCGAAGGTGCAGCCGCTGCACGCCGAGACCGGCGCAGTCCACGCCGCGGGCTTCTATGTGCCCGGCAAGGGTATCGTCATGGCGCGCGAGGATGTCGGCCGCCACAATGCGCTGGACAAGCTGGCCGGCGCGCTGGCCAAGGCCGGCATCGACGGCGCATCGGGTGCTGTCGTCGTGACCAGCCGTGTTTCTGTCGAAATGGTGCAGAAGACGGCGGCGATCGGCTCGGCTTTCATCATCGCCGTCTCGGCGCCCACCGCCCTCGCCATCCGCACGGCGCAAGAAGCCGGCATGACGCTGGTGGCGTTGGTGCGCGGCGACGATTTCGATATTTTCACCCACCCCGGCCGGGTGGTCTCCGGAGTTACCAAGCATGTCGCATGA
- a CDS encoding formate dehydrogenase beta subunit, which produces MIPRIYIPGDSGALALGAGKVAKAIAMELAERGIEAKIVRNGSRGAYFLEPMVEVATATGRVAYGPVKPSDVKSLFDCGFLKGGHHKRWLGAPDKIPFLAKQTRLTFARCGVIDPLSLDNYKAHGGLRGLQNAVAMAPADIVKQVTDSGLRGRGGAGFPTGIKWKTVLDTAGDRKYIVCNADEGDSATFADRMIMEGDPFVLIEGMAIAGIATGATKGFVYIRSEYPHAVAMMNQAVAVARKAGVLGVNVLGSPNAFDMEIRVGAGAYVCGEETSLLNSLEGKRGVVRAKPPLPAIQGLFGKPTVINNVISLASVPVIMDRGAAFYKDYGMGRSRGTIPIQIAGNVKHGGLFEAAFGMTLGEIVDDIGGGTATGRPVKAVQVGGPLGAYFPRALFDTPFDYEAFAAKDGLIGHAGITVFDDTADMLKQARFAMEFCAIESCGKCTPCRIGSTRGVETIDRLAAGIEPEKNLALVTDLCNTMKFGSLCALGGFTPYPVMSSITHFPEDFKPAPARVAAE; this is translated from the coding sequence ATGATCCCGCGCATCTACATTCCTGGCGATTCCGGCGCGCTGGCACTGGGTGCCGGAAAGGTCGCCAAGGCGATTGCAATGGAACTCGCCGAACGTGGCATCGAGGCCAAGATCGTGCGCAACGGTTCGCGCGGCGCCTATTTCCTCGAGCCGATGGTCGAGGTGGCGACCGCCACCGGCCGCGTCGCCTATGGACCGGTGAAGCCTTCCGACGTCAAGAGCCTGTTCGACTGCGGCTTCCTCAAAGGTGGCCATCACAAGCGCTGGCTGGGCGCGCCCGACAAGATCCCGTTCCTGGCGAAACAGACGCGCCTGACCTTCGCGCGTTGCGGTGTCATCGATCCGCTGTCGCTCGACAATTACAAGGCGCATGGCGGGCTGAGGGGCCTGCAGAACGCGGTGGCCATGGCGCCGGCCGATATCGTCAAGCAAGTCACGGACTCAGGGCTACGCGGCCGCGGCGGCGCCGGCTTCCCGACCGGCATCAAGTGGAAGACGGTGCTCGACACCGCCGGTGACCGTAAATACATCGTCTGCAACGCCGATGAAGGCGACAGCGCCACCTTCGCCGACCGCATGATCATGGAGGGCGATCCTTTCGTGCTCATCGAAGGCATGGCGATCGCCGGCATCGCGACGGGTGCGACCAAGGGCTTTGTCTACATCCGCTCGGAATATCCGCATGCGGTGGCGATGATGAACCAGGCTGTCGCGGTCGCCCGCAAGGCCGGCGTGCTCGGCGTCAATGTGCTGGGCTCGCCCAATGCCTTCGACATGGAAATCCGTGTCGGCGCCGGCGCCTATGTCTGCGGCGAGGAAACCTCGCTCTTGAACAGCCTGGAGGGCAAGCGCGGCGTGGTTCGCGCCAAGCCGCCGCTGCCGGCAATCCAAGGCTTGTTCGGCAAGCCGACGGTAATCAACAACGTCATTTCGCTGGCCTCGGTGCCTGTTATCATGGACAGGGGTGCCGCCTTCTACAAGGACTACGGCATGGGCCGCTCGCGTGGCACCATCCCGATCCAGATCGCCGGCAACGTCAAGCATGGCGGTCTGTTCGAGGCAGCGTTCGGCATGACGCTGGGCGAGATCGTCGACGATATTGGCGGCGGCACCGCGACCGGGCGCCCGGTGAAGGCGGTGCAGGTCGGCGGACCGCTCGGCGCCTACTTCCCGCGCGCCTTGTTCGACACGCCGTTCGACTATGAAGCCTTCGCCGCCAAGGATGGGTTGATCGGCCATGCCGGCATCACCGTGTTCGACGACACCGCCGACATGCTGAAGCAGGCACGCTTCGCCATGGAGTTCTGTGCCATCGAGAGCTGCGGCAAGTGCACGCCCTGCCGCATCGGCTCGACACGTGGCGTCGAGACCATCGACAGGCTCGCCGCCGGCATCGAGCCGGAGAAGAACCTCGCTCTGGTCACCGATCTCTGCAACACAATGAAATTCGGATCGCTGTGCGCGCTGGGTGGGTTCACGCCCTATCCTGTGATGAGCTCGATCACCCATTTCCCCGAAGATTTCAAGCCTGCGCCAGCGCGCGTGGCGGCTGAATAG
- a CDS encoding inorganic phosphate transporter, whose translation MEVTIAFPVLVGLVAVALFFDFLNGLHDAANSIATIVSTRVLRPQYAVLWAAFFNFIAFMFFGLHVAETVGKGIVDVAVVTPAVIFSALVGAIVWNIVTWIAGIPSSSSHALIGGLVGAGVAKAGIGAIVWTGLGKTTAAIVLSPATGFVLALLLILVVSWLFVRQTPFAVDSTFRVMQFVSASLYSLGHGGNDAQKTMGIIAVLLYSQGMLGANFYVPLWVVLTCQSALALGTLFGGWRIVHTMGSKITRLNPMQGFCAETGGAITLFAATWLGIPVSTTHTITGAIIGVGAARRVSAVRWGIAGNIVIAWIVTLPATAAIAALTYLAVSLAG comes from the coding sequence ATGGAAGTCACCATTGCCTTTCCCGTGCTGGTCGGTCTTGTTGCGGTCGCGCTGTTCTTCGACTTTCTAAACGGCCTGCACGATGCCGCCAACTCCATCGCCACCATCGTCTCCACCCGCGTGCTGAGGCCGCAATATGCGGTGTTGTGGGCGGCATTCTTCAATTTCATCGCCTTCATGTTCTTCGGTCTTCATGTCGCCGAGACAGTGGGAAAGGGCATCGTCGACGTCGCTGTCGTCACGCCGGCGGTTATTTTCTCGGCGCTCGTCGGCGCCATCGTCTGGAACATCGTCACCTGGATTGCCGGCATCCCTTCGAGCAGCTCGCATGCGCTGATCGGCGGGCTGGTCGGCGCTGGCGTTGCCAAGGCCGGCATCGGCGCCATCGTCTGGACCGGGCTGGGCAAGACCACGGCCGCCATCGTCTTGTCGCCGGCGACCGGTTTTGTTCTGGCGCTTCTCCTGATCCTTGTCGTTTCGTGGCTGTTCGTGCGCCAGACGCCGTTCGCCGTGGACAGCACCTTCCGCGTCATGCAGTTCGTTTCCGCCTCGCTCTATTCGCTCGGGCACGGCGGCAATGACGCCCAGAAAACCATGGGCATCATTGCCGTGCTGCTCTATTCGCAAGGCATGCTCGGCGCGAATTTCTACGTGCCGCTGTGGGTCGTCCTCACCTGTCAGTCGGCTCTGGCGCTGGGCACATTGTTCGGTGGCTGGCGCATCGTCCACACAATGGGCTCCAAGATCACCCGGCTGAACCCGATGCAGGGTTTCTGCGCCGAGACCGGCGGCGCCATCACCCTGTTCGCCGCCACCTGGCTCGGCATTCCCGTGTCGACCACGCATACCATCACCGGCGCCATCATCGGCGTCGGCGCGGCCCGCCGCGTCTCGGCCGTGCGCTGGGGTATTGCCGGCAACATCGTCATCGCCTGGATCGTCACCTTACCGGCGACGGCGGCGATTGCGGCTCTCACCTACCTTGCGGTCAGCCTAGCAGGATAA
- a CDS encoding formate dehydrogenase subunit gamma, with protein MPMQPASTEIASRTAAIIQEMKGLEGPLLPILHEIQEEFGHVPHDALPVIADGLNLSRAEVHGVVTFYHDFRAHPAGRHVLKLCQAEACQSMGSDAVAAKIKQLLGIGFHETTRDGSVTLEPVYCLGLCACAPSAMLDGAVIGRLDDEKIEEIVAEARS; from the coding sequence ATGCCGATGCAGCCTGCAAGTACCGAGATCGCGTCGCGCACGGCGGCGATCATCCAGGAGATGAAGGGGCTCGAGGGCCCACTGCTGCCGATCCTGCACGAGATCCAGGAAGAGTTCGGCCATGTGCCGCACGACGCGCTGCCGGTCATCGCCGATGGGCTGAACCTCTCCAGAGCCGAAGTGCACGGCGTCGTCACCTTCTATCACGATTTCCGCGCCCATCCGGCCGGCCGGCATGTGCTCAAGCTCTGCCAGGCGGAAGCCTGTCAGTCGATGGGCTCGGATGCCGTCGCCGCCAAAATCAAGCAATTGCTCGGCATCGGTTTCCACGAAACCACCCGCGACGGATCGGTGACGCTGGAGCCGGTCTATTGCCTCGGGCTGTGCGCCTGCGCGCCGTCGGCGATGCTGGACGGCGCGGTGATCGGCCGTCTCGACGACGAGAAGATCGAAGAGATCGTGGCGGAGGCGCGCTCATGA
- a CDS encoding LysR family transcriptional regulator gives MIDKLEFFIALAREEHFGRAAELCGVTQPTLSAGIKQLEGQLGVMLVLRGSRFQGLTPEGKQVLTWARRIVGDTRAMREEMRAARHGLSGRIRIAAIPTALAMVARLTTPFRAKHPGVTFSVLSRTSIEVLSLLGNFDIDAGITYLDNEPLGRVTSVPLYDERYQLITAVGNPYSDRDKVTWAELSHLPLCLLTPDMQNRRIIDQHLAEAGVQVRPTLESNSMIVLFSHIRTGKWSSIMPLNLAETFGFSEPIRAIPIIEPDASHTVGLVATPREPHTPLVSALLDEAMALADDFRALR, from the coding sequence ATGATCGACAAGCTGGAATTCTTCATCGCGCTGGCCAGGGAGGAGCATTTCGGCCGGGCGGCAGAGTTGTGCGGCGTCACCCAGCCGACGCTTTCGGCCGGGATCAAGCAGCTGGAGGGCCAGCTTGGGGTGATGCTGGTTCTGCGCGGCTCACGCTTCCAGGGGCTGACGCCCGAGGGAAAGCAGGTGCTGACATGGGCGCGCCGCATCGTCGGCGACACCCGCGCCATGCGCGAGGAGATGCGCGCGGCACGCCACGGCCTTTCCGGCCGCATCCGCATCGCCGCCATCCCGACCGCTCTGGCCATGGTGGCGCGACTGACGACACCCTTTCGGGCAAAACATCCCGGCGTCACCTTCTCGGTGCTGTCGCGCACCTCGATCGAGGTGCTGTCGCTGCTCGGCAATTTCGACATCGACGCCGGCATCACCTATCTCGACAACGAGCCGTTGGGGCGGGTGACCAGCGTGCCGCTCTATGACGAACGCTACCAGCTGATCACCGCTGTCGGGAATCCCTATTCCGACCGCGACAAAGTGACGTGGGCCGAGCTCAGCCATTTGCCGCTCTGCCTGTTGACGCCGGACATGCAGAACCGCCGCATCATCGACCAGCATCTGGCCGAGGCCGGCGTGCAGGTGCGGCCGACACTCGAATCCAATTCGATGATCGTGCTGTTTTCCCATATCCGCACCGGCAAATGGTCGTCGATCATGCCGCTCAACCTCGCGGAAACATTCGGCTTTTCCGAACCGATCCGGGCCATTCCGATCATCGAGCCGGACGCCAGCCATACGGTCGGGCTGGTGGCGACGCCGCGCGAACCGCACACGCCGCTGGTCTCGGCGCTGCTGGACGAGGCGATGGCGCTGGCGGACGATTTCCGAGCGTTGCGCTAG
- a CDS encoding alpha/beta fold hydrolase, which produces MRPIETRYALSGDVRIAYQVVGQGSFDLVFVPGFISNLDLHWEDEGYSRLLKRLSAFSRLILFDKRGTGLSDRVDAHHLPSLETRMDDVRAVMDATGSGRAALLGASEGAPMAMLFAATYPERTRALVLYGGYAHFHKWVMPPERLEAFIATAGTSWGTGATLPNFAPGRVDDPHFTQWWARFERLSASPTAAAALARMNAGIDVRGILPAISAPTLLIHRRNDARVDPAASRFLAKKIPNARLVEIPGRDHPIWTGDVDRVADVIEEFLTGERAVVEAERVLAALLATRIYDTARIGDRMWSERSQRFQESWRLLVGRHGGRSAGTHGEMMLSRFDGPARAIRCAAALRDSAQEIGIASAQGAHVGEVELRGPPDGLTARVTMQLASHAGRGDILASRLVADLAAGSGLHFTDAGRIALDELDEPLALVQATSEQHLEPACRPRTRASEPATLTTRESEVVSLIADGKSNAAIAAELRLSEHTVKRHVANILLKLDLPSRAAAAAFSARHTGPDGP; this is translated from the coding sequence GTGAGGCCAATCGAGACCCGATACGCCCTTAGCGGCGATGTGCGGATCGCCTATCAGGTGGTCGGCCAGGGATCGTTCGATCTTGTTTTCGTGCCGGGCTTCATTTCCAATCTCGACCTGCATTGGGAAGACGAGGGCTACAGCCGGCTGCTCAAACGGCTTTCAGCCTTCTCGCGCCTGATCCTGTTCGACAAGCGCGGCACGGGGCTGTCCGACCGCGTCGACGCCCATCATCTGCCCAGCCTCGAAACCCGCATGGACGACGTGCGCGCGGTGATGGATGCCACCGGCAGCGGCCGCGCGGCCTTGCTGGGCGCTTCCGAGGGCGCGCCGATGGCGATGCTGTTCGCCGCCACCTATCCGGAGCGGACGCGGGCGTTGGTGCTTTATGGCGGCTATGCGCATTTCCACAAATGGGTGATGCCACCGGAACGGCTGGAGGCATTCATCGCGACGGCGGGAACGTCGTGGGGTACAGGCGCCACTTTGCCCAATTTCGCGCCGGGCCGGGTCGACGACCCGCATTTTACCCAATGGTGGGCGCGCTTCGAGCGACTGTCGGCCAGCCCGACGGCAGCGGCGGCACTGGCGCGCATGAATGCCGGGATCGACGTGCGCGGTATCCTCCCGGCGATCAGCGCGCCCACGCTGCTGATCCATCGCCGCAACGACGCGCGGGTCGACCCTGCCGCCAGCCGCTTCCTGGCCAAAAAAATCCCGAACGCGCGGCTGGTCGAGATCCCCGGGCGCGACCATCCGATCTGGACCGGCGATGTCGACCGGGTGGCCGACGTGATCGAGGAATTCCTGACCGGCGAACGCGCGGTGGTGGAAGCGGAGCGCGTGCTGGCGGCACTGCTGGCGACGCGCATCTATGACACGGCGCGGATCGGCGACCGCATGTGGAGCGAACGCAGCCAGCGCTTCCAGGAAAGCTGGCGGCTACTGGTCGGGCGTCATGGCGGCCGCTCGGCGGGCACGCATGGCGAAATGATGCTGTCGCGCTTCGATGGCCCAGCACGCGCCATACGCTGCGCGGCGGCACTGCGCGACTCTGCACAGGAGATCGGCATCGCCAGCGCGCAGGGCGCGCATGTTGGCGAGGTCGAATTGCGCGGGCCGCCAGACGGGCTGACGGCGCGCGTGACCATGCAGCTTGCCTCCCATGCCGGTCGTGGCGACATCCTCGCGTCACGACTGGTTGCCGACCTGGCAGCCGGCTCAGGCCTGCATTTCACCGACGCCGGGCGCATCGCGCTCGATGAACTGGACGAGCCGCTGGCGCTGGTCCAGGCGACATCCGAACAGCATCTGGAACCCGCCTGCCGCCCCAGGACCAGGGCGAGCGAGCCGGCGACGCTGACGACGCGCGAAAGCGAGGTGGTGAGCCTGATTGCCGACGGCAAGAGCAATGCCGCGATCGCCGCCGAATTGAGGCTGAGCGAGCACACGGTCAAGCGCCACGTCGCCAACATACTGCTCAAGCTGGACCTGCCGTCGCGGGCGGCGGCGGCGGCGTTTTCAGCCCGGCACACTGGCCCGGACGGGCCATGA
- a CDS encoding DUF47 domain-containing protein, with the protein MLGWFRKLLPREDRFFDLFERHSRTVVGGAEALEQLLQGKDIDRWCQKIIDLEDEADHITAEVLLAVRRSFITPFDRGDIKDLIQSMDDAIDMMHKTVKTVKLFERKEFDPLMQEMGGVIVDTAKLVAEAIPLLSKVGAHTVRLNAIAEEVMRAEGRADDLHEQGLKDLFKRHGRSDPMAYLIGSEIYGQLEKVVDRFEDVANEISGIVIENV; encoded by the coding sequence ATGCTGGGCTGGTTCCGCAAGCTGCTGCCGCGCGAAGATCGCTTCTTCGACCTGTTCGAACGACATTCCCGCACCGTGGTTGGCGGCGCCGAGGCACTGGAGCAGCTTCTGCAGGGCAAGGACATCGATCGCTGGTGTCAGAAGATCATCGATCTTGAAGACGAGGCCGATCATATCACGGCGGAAGTCCTGCTGGCGGTGCGGCGCTCCTTCATCACGCCCTTCGACCGCGGCGACATCAAGGACCTGATCCAGTCGATGGATGACGCCATCGACATGATGCACAAGACCGTCAAGACGGTGAAGCTGTTCGAAAGGAAGGAATTCGACCCGCTGATGCAGGAAATGGGTGGCGTCATCGTCGATACGGCCAAGCTGGTCGCCGAGGCGATCCCGTTGCTCAGCAAGGTCGGAGCGCACACGGTGCGCCTCAACGCCATCGCCGAAGAGGTCATGCGTGCGGAAGGCCGGGCCGACGATCTGCACGAGCAGGGGCTGAAGGACCTGTTCAAGCGGCATGGCCGCAGCGATCCGATGGCCTACCTGATCGGCAGCGAGATCTACGGCCAGCTGGAAAAGGTTGTCGACCGCTTCGAGGACGTCGCCAACGAGATCAGCGGCATCGTGATCGAGAACGTATAG
- a CDS encoding formate dehydrogenase subunit delta, with the protein MSHDEEHIMSTSEKLVIMANQIAAFFHSKPREEGIAGVAEHINKFWEPRMRRQLFEMLNSGGEGFNELVVAASAKIKRPKTPEQADTSIGYTGRGPAQAESTAPQK; encoded by the coding sequence ATGTCGCATGACGAAGAGCACATCATGAGCACCAGCGAGAAGCTGGTGATCATGGCCAACCAGATCGCAGCCTTCTTTCACTCCAAGCCGCGCGAGGAAGGCATCGCCGGCGTCGCCGAGCACATCAACAAGTTCTGGGAGCCGAGAATGCGGCGGCAGCTGTTCGAGATGCTGAACAGTGGCGGTGAAGGCTTCAACGAACTCGTCGTGGCGGCTTCCGCCAAGATCAAGCGACCCAAGACGCCAGAACAGGCCGATACGAGTATCGGTTACACTGGACGAGGGCCTGCGCAGGCCGAGAGCACCGCTCCGCAGAAGTAG
- a CDS encoding VOC family protein: protein MLANSNATANLAVKDLAKAKAFYEGTLGLEQVHDEAGELIVYKSGDTAINVYHSQFAGTNKATAVTWMVGDEIGNVVKALKSKGVTFEHYDMPGLTMEGDIHVGYGMKVAWFKDPDGNILNLVDR, encoded by the coding sequence ATGCTCGCAAACAGCAACGCAACGGCCAATCTCGCGGTAAAGGACTTGGCGAAGGCGAAGGCCTTCTACGAAGGAACGCTCGGCCTGGAACAGGTGCACGATGAAGCCGGCGAACTGATCGTGTACAAGAGCGGCGACACTGCCATCAATGTCTATCACTCCCAATTTGCTGGAACCAACAAAGCGACGGCAGTGACCTGGATGGTTGGCGACGAGATCGGCAATGTCGTCAAGGCGTTGAAATCGAAGGGCGTCACCTTCGAGCACTACGACATGCCCGGCCTGACAATGGAGGGCGATATCCATGTCGGCTACGGGATGAAGGTCGCCTGGTTCAAGGATCCCGACGGCAACATCCTGAACCTTGTCGACAGGTAA
- the fdhF gene encoding formate dehydrogenase subunit alpha translates to MNIKADFPSLVEEIDYGTPPSNAEKQITLTVDGRSIRVPEGTSIMRAAMEGGVEIPKLCATDMLDSFGSCRVCLVEIEGRGGTPASCTTPVGEGMVVRTQSDRLDAIRRGVMELYVSDHPTGWSEKAGTGASEFDTVAKSVGLTENRFGVEGRNHVKENGVAPGHGSLTVDYIARDESNPYFTYDPAQCIVCSRCVRACEEVQGTFALTIEGRGFESRMVAGMHEDFIASECVSCGACVQACPTDALREKTVLEKGMPERSAVTTCAYCGVGCSFKAEVKDDEVIRMMPYKDGKANHGHSCVKGRFAYGYATHKDRILSPMIREKVSDPWREVSWEEAIAHTAKEFRRIQYQYGRTAIGGITSSRCTNEETYLVQKLVRQGFRNNNVDTCARVCHSPTGYGLGQTYGTSAGTQDFDSVDYTDVAVIIGANPASAHPVFASRLKKRLRQGAKLIVLDPRRTEMVKSAHIEADYHLPLKPGTNVAVLTALAHVIVTEGLFNEAFIRERCDWVEFQDWASFVALPENSPEIVGKLSGVDPELIRGAARMYATGGNGAIYYGLGVTEHSQGSTTVMAIANLAMSTGNIGRPGVGVNPLRGQNNVQGSCDMGSFPHELPGYRHISGEAVRDIYESLWGVKLDDEPGLRIPNMLDAAVDGTFKGIYIQGEDILQSDPDTKHVAAGLAAMECVVVHDLFLNETANYAHVFLPGSTFLEKDGTFTNAERRINMVRKVLEPKARYADWEATQELARAVGLDWNYQHPSEIMDEVAKTTPSFAGVSFELLDRVGSVQWPCNEKAPLGTPIMHVDGFVRGKGKFIRTEYVATDERTGPRFPLLLTTGRILSQYNVGAQTRRTENVMWHSEDRLEIHPHDAENRGLRDGDWVRLTSRSGETTLRALITDRVSPGVVYTTFHHPDTQANVITTDFSDWATNCPEYKVTAVQVGASNGPSEWQRDYDEQARNSRRIAPLEAAE, encoded by the coding sequence ATGAACATCAAGGCCGACTTCCCATCACTCGTCGAAGAGATCGACTACGGAACCCCGCCATCGAATGCGGAGAAGCAGATCACGCTGACCGTCGACGGCCGCAGCATCAGGGTGCCGGAAGGCACGTCGATCATGCGGGCCGCGATGGAAGGCGGGGTCGAGATCCCCAAGCTCTGCGCCACCGACATGCTGGATTCGTTCGGTTCGTGCCGCGTCTGCCTCGTCGAGATCGAAGGGCGTGGCGGCACGCCGGCGTCCTGCACGACGCCGGTGGGCGAAGGCATGGTGGTGCGCACGCAGTCCGATCGGCTCGACGCTATTCGCCGCGGTGTCATGGAACTCTACGTATCCGACCATCCGACCGGCTGGAGCGAGAAAGCCGGCACCGGCGCCAGCGAGTTCGACACGGTGGCAAAGTCGGTGGGCCTGACCGAGAACCGCTTCGGCGTCGAGGGCCGTAACCACGTCAAGGAAAACGGCGTCGCGCCCGGCCATGGCTCGCTGACGGTCGACTACATCGCGCGCGATGAATCCAATCCCTATTTCACCTATGATCCGGCGCAATGCATCGTCTGCTCGCGCTGCGTGCGGGCCTGCGAGGAGGTGCAGGGCACCTTCGCGCTGACCATCGAGGGCCGCGGTTTCGAATCGCGCATGGTCGCCGGCATGCACGAGGATTTCATCGCCTCCGAATGCGTGTCCTGCGGCGCCTGCGTGCAGGCCTGTCCGACCGACGCGCTGCGCGAGAAAACGGTGCTTGAGAAGGGCATGCCGGAGCGCTCGGCCGTCACCACCTGCGCCTATTGCGGCGTCGGCTGCTCGTTCAAGGCCGAGGTGAAGGACGACGAGGTCATTCGCATGATGCCGTACAAGGACGGCAAGGCGAACCACGGCCATTCCTGCGTGAAGGGCCGTTTCGCCTATGGCTATGCCACCCACAAGGACCGCATCCTGTCGCCGATGATCCGGGAAAAGGTCAGCGATCCCTGGCGCGAGGTGAGCTGGGAAGAGGCGATCGCCCATACGGCCAAGGAATTTCGCCGTATCCAGTATCAATATGGCCGCACCGCGATCGGCGGCATCACCTCCTCGCGCTGCACGAACGAAGAGACCTATCTCGTCCAGAAGCTGGTGCGGCAGGGCTTCCGCAACAACAATGTCGATACCTGCGCGCGCGTCTGCCATTCGCCGACCGGCTACGGGCTCGGCCAGACTTATGGCACCTCGGCCGGCACGCAGGATTTCGACTCCGTCGATTACACCGACGTCGCCGTCATCATCGGCGCCAATCCCGCTTCCGCCCATCCGGTGTTCGCCTCGCGGCTGAAGAAGCGGCTGCGCCAGGGCGCCAAGCTGATCGTGCTCGATCCGCGTCGCACCGAGATGGTCAAGTCGGCCCATATCGAGGCGGATTACCACCTGCCGCTGAAGCCCGGCACCAATGTGGCAGTGCTGACGGCGCTGGCGCATGTCATCGTCACCGAAGGTCTTTTCAACGAAGCCTTCATCCGCGAGCGCTGCGACTGGGTGGAGTTCCAGGATTGGGCTTCGTTTGTCGCCTTGCCGGAAAACAGCCCCGAAATCGTCGGCAAGCTGTCCGGCGTCGATCCCGAGTTGATCCGCGGCGCGGCCCGGATGTACGCCACCGGCGGCAACGGCGCGATCTATTATGGGCTCGGGGTGACGGAACACAGCCAGGGTTCAACCACGGTGATGGCGATCGCCAACCTCGCCATGTCCACCGGCAATATCGGCCGGCCAGGCGTCGGCGTGAACCCGCTGCGCGGCCAGAACAACGTGCAAGGCTCGTGCGACATGGGCTCGTTCCCGCACGAACTGCCCGGCTATCGCCACATCTCCGGCGAAGCCGTGCGCGACATCTATGAGAGCCTGTGGGGCGTGAAGCTGGACGACGAACCCGGCCTGCGCATCCCCAACATGTTGGATGCTGCCGTCGACGGCACTTTCAAGGGTATCTACATCCAGGGCGAAGACATTCTGCAGTCCGATCCCGACACCAAACATGTTGCCGCCGGCCTCGCTGCGATGGAATGCGTCGTCGTGCACGACCTCTTCCTCAACGAGACGGCGAACTACGCGCATGTGTTCCTGCCGGGCTCCACCTTCCTCGAGAAGGACGGCACTTTCACCAATGCCGAGCGCCGCATCAACATGGTGCGCAAGGTTCTTGAGCCGAAGGCGCGCTACGCCGATTGGGAGGCGACGCAGGAGCTTGCCCGTGCAGTGGGGCTGGACTGGAATTATCAGCATCCCTCAGAGATCATGGACGAGGTCGCCAAGACGACGCCGAGCTTCGCCGGCGTCTCCTTCGAACTGCTCGACCGTGTCGGATCCGTGCAATGGCCCTGCAATGAGAAGGCACCGCTCGGCACCCCGATCATGCATGTCGATGGGTTCGTGCGCGGCAAGGGCAAGTTCATCCGCACCGAATATGTGGCGACGGACGAAAGGACCGGGCCGCGCTTCCCGCTGCTGCTCACCACCGGCCGGATTCTCTCGCAGTACAATGTGGGGGCGCAGACCAGGCGTACCGAAAATGTGATGTGGCACAGCGAGGACCGGCTGGAGATCCATCCGCACGATGCCGAGAACCGCGGACTGCGTGATGGTGATTGGGTCCGGCTGACCAGCCGCTCCGGCGAGACGACGCTGCGCGCGCTGATCACCGATCGCGTGTCGCCGGGCGTCGTCTACACGACGTTCCATCATCCGGACACACAGGCCAACGTCATCACCACCGACTTCTCCGACTGGGCGACCAATTGCCCTGAATACAAGGTAACGGCGGTGCAGGTCGGCGCCTCCAACGGGCCGTCGGAATGGCAGCGCGACTATGACGAGCAAGCGCGCAACAGCCGTCGCATCGCCCCGCTGGAAGCTGCGGAGTAA